The Ignavibacteriota bacterium genome has a window encoding:
- a CDS encoding sodium/solute symporter (Members of the Solute:Sodium Symporter (SSS), TC 2.A.21 as described in tcdb.org, catalyze solute:Na+ symport. Known solutes for members of the family include sugars, amino acids, nucleosides, inositols, vitamins, urea or anions, depending on the system.) — translation MGFTLLDYTIVIVYLAGVTVAGILVAGKQKTSRDYFLGGKSMSWWSVGFSIVASETSTLTFISIPGLAYRSDMHFLQLVFGYFIGRLLVSVFFIPAYYAGDLETAYDFLGKRFGIPLRKFTSSVFITTRVLASGVRLFATAIPVHLITGLDYGTSILIIGVFTLIYTYLGGLKAVVAMDVVQMGIYLSGAIASMVLILYALPNGWQDVVFYATRNGLNKFEIINTGGGSDLMSFLASPYTLAGGLLGGTFLTMASHGTDQLLVQRLLGCRTRWESQKALMLDATFIVIQFAFFLTLGLCLYAFYQGVPFQDLGLRSSDEIFPRFIVTQLPSGLSGLLIAGVLASAMGTLSSSISSLASSTFLDIFKMTAKGRSLDSAAELRWSRALTLVWGIVLIGGAMLFTDTTNPVVEIGLKIASFTYGGLLGTFFLGLLFRRLIERDAFIGFMTGIAAMVAVMTFTRIDYTWHTLIGCGATIAGGNCAAYIRRWMAGPPTQDTTVH, via the coding sequence TTGGGTTTCACTCTCCTCGATTACACTATCGTCATCGTCTATCTTGCGGGTGTCACGGTCGCAGGTATCCTGGTGGCCGGCAAGCAGAAGACCTCGCGGGACTACTTCCTTGGCGGCAAGAGCATGTCGTGGTGGTCTGTCGGTTTTTCGATCGTGGCGAGTGAGACGAGCACCCTGACCTTCATCAGCATACCCGGGCTCGCGTACCGGTCGGATATGCATTTCCTCCAGCTGGTGTTCGGCTATTTCATCGGCCGGTTGCTGGTGAGCGTGTTCTTCATCCCTGCGTATTATGCCGGTGACCTTGAGACGGCATACGACTTTCTCGGGAAGCGTTTCGGCATCCCCCTGCGGAAGTTCACGTCGAGCGTCTTCATCACGACCCGGGTCCTTGCCTCGGGCGTCCGCCTTTTTGCCACGGCGATACCTGTGCACCTCATCACCGGCCTGGATTACGGCACGAGCATCCTGATCATCGGCGTCTTCACGTTGATCTACACGTATCTCGGCGGCCTCAAGGCGGTCGTTGCCATGGATGTCGTGCAAATGGGGATCTATCTGAGCGGTGCCATCGCGTCGATGGTGCTCATTCTGTATGCGTTGCCGAACGGCTGGCAGGATGTGGTGTTCTATGCCACACGGAACGGCCTGAACAAATTTGAGATCATCAATACCGGCGGCGGATCGGATCTGATGTCGTTCCTTGCATCGCCGTACACACTGGCGGGCGGGTTACTGGGCGGCACATTCCTGACCATGGCCTCCCACGGGACGGACCAGTTGCTCGTCCAGCGGTTGCTGGGGTGCCGTACCCGATGGGAAAGCCAGAAAGCATTGATGCTCGACGCCACCTTCATCGTGATCCAGTTCGCATTCTTCCTGACGCTCGGGTTGTGCCTGTACGCCTTCTATCAGGGCGTACCGTTTCAGGACCTGGGGCTCCGATCGTCGGATGAGATCTTCCCGCGCTTCATCGTGACCCAGCTTCCGTCGGGCCTCTCCGGACTTCTCATCGCCGGTGTTCTCGCATCGGCCATGGGGACGCTCTCCTCGTCCATCAGTTCGCTCGCGTCGTCGACCTTCCTGGACATCTTCAAGATGACCGCGAAGGGGCGCTCACTGGACAGCGCGGCAGAGCTGCGGTGGTCGCGGGCCCTGACCCTCGTGTGGGGGATCGTCCTGATCGGTGGAGCGATGCTGTTCACCGACACCACGAATCCGGTCGTGGAGATCGGGCTCAAGATCGCATCGTTCACGTATGGCGGGCTTCTCGGTACGTTCTTCCTCGGTCTCTTGTTCCGCCGGCTCATTGAACGGGATGCGTTCATCGGGTTCATGACGGGGATCGCGGCGATGGTCGCGGTCATGACCTTCACACGGATAGATTACACCTGGCACACCCTCATCGGATGCGGTGCCACGATCGCCGGCGGGAATTGCGCTGCGTACATCCGGAGGTGGATGGCAGGGCCGCCGACCCAGGACACGACAGTACACTAA
- the crcB gene encoding fluoride efflux transporter CrcB — protein sequence MQNVLLIALGGSLGAVARYGLATWIHGQTGTSFPWGTLIINLTGSFAIGFLAELFETSLASAEWRSFLTIGFLGAYTTFSTFSLESFHLLRGGEIRLAAANILLSVVVGLLAVVLGIYGFRLLSKIVH from the coding sequence ATGCAGAATGTGCTCCTCATCGCTCTCGGTGGCTCCCTCGGAGCTGTTGCCCGCTACGGCCTGGCAACATGGATCCATGGGCAGACCGGGACGTCCTTTCCCTGGGGAACGTTGATCATCAACCTGACCGGTTCGTTCGCGATCGGCTTCCTTGCCGAGCTGTTCGAAACATCGCTGGCATCCGCCGAGTGGCGCAGCTTCCTGACGATCGGGTTCCTGGGGGCCTACACCACGTTCTCGACCTTTTCGCTCGAATCATTCCATTTGCTGCGCGGCGGCGAGATCCGGCTTGCCGCAGCGAACATTCTCCTCAGCGTTGTCGTTGGCTTGCTCGCGGTCGTCCTCGGCATCTACGGGTTCCGTCTCCTTTCGAAGATCGTTCACTGA
- a CDS encoding DUF190 domain-containing protein gives MKLPDEALLLRVYVGINDKHHGVPLYEAIVTRARELNLAGATVLRGVLGYGASSRIHSAKLLDLSVDLPVVIEIVDTEERLALLMPFIDAHVTEGLVTMEKVRVVGYRHRIGEAVQHPA, from the coding sequence ATGAAACTTCCCGATGAAGCGCTCCTGCTCAGGGTCTACGTGGGCATCAACGACAAGCACCATGGCGTACCGTTGTACGAGGCCATCGTCACCAGGGCGCGCGAACTGAATCTGGCCGGCGCCACGGTGCTCCGCGGCGTGCTCGGCTACGGCGCCAGCAGCCGCATCCACTCCGCAAAACTCCTTGACCTGTCCGTGGACCTTCCGGTGGTGATCGAGATCGTCGACACCGAAGAGCGGCTCGCGCTGCTGATGCCCTTCATCGACGCGCATGTGACCGAGGGGCTGGTGACAATGGAAAAGGTACGGGTGGTGGGATACAGGCACCGGATCGGAGAGGCCGTGCAACATCCCGCCTGA
- a CDS encoding Cache 3/Cache 2 fusion domain-containing protein has protein sequence MKSLTGSTATLFVRRGESFIRVSTNVQKQDGSRAIGTLLDPNGKAIVAIREGRSFSGVVDILGEPYFTSYEPMRARTGEVVGIWYVGYPISTLKELGKAIEQTHILQGGFVALVDAKNKTRFSTKGVPVETIEKLAVADASLSTDWVVEHNKFDPWGYGVVIGYPRTDVDAIISSARTSILIVGGVIAVLICGLIAMLVRRSIVRPVGILVHAADALAQGDVSISIPEMGHDEMGSLSRSFAAIVDASRDRAEAARRISEGDLSITVTQRTDRDVLGLALARALTELQNLVRESERLSGAAIAGQLSVRSEADKFQGGYRAILSGFNNTLDAVVGPLNMAAEYVDRISKGDIPAKITDTYNGDFNEIKNNLNLAIDAVNALVADAGMLSRAAVEGKLAARADATKHGGDFRKIVQGVNDTLDAVIGPLNVAAEYVDRISKGDVPAKITDNYNGDFNEIKNNLNQAINAVSMLVADAHLLSRAAVEGKLATRADATKHQGDFRKIVQGVNETLDSVIGPLNVAAEYVDRISKGDIPAKITDSYNGDFNEIKNNLNQAIGAVNALVADAVLLSQAAVEGRLATRADASKHQGDFRKIVQGVNDTLDAVIKPVQEGSNTLAVMATGDMTARMNGDYRGDLQLIKESINKVGGSLQEALRKVSEAVSATASASSQISSSTEEMAAGAQEQTSQAGEVASAVEEMTKTILENSKNASAAAETAKLARVSAEHGGEVVGETVEGMKRIAGVVNKSAETVKELGKSSDQIGEIIGVIDDIADQTNLLALNAAIEAARAGDQGRGFAVVADEVRKLAERTTKATKEIAGMIKKIQSDTTGAVRSMEEGTHEVERGIELADKAGASLKEIVGVSQKVTDMVTQIAAASEEQSSASEQISKNVEGISQGDERNRRRGRSRSRVPRRISTGSRRICNVSSATSSSAAMTVCGATVRAAALPYGRTARWWPDECRHQISELSE, from the coding sequence GTGAAGTCGTTGACCGGCAGCACGGCAACTCTCTTCGTCCGCAGGGGTGAGAGTTTCATCCGGGTCTCGACGAACGTCCAGAAGCAAGATGGATCACGGGCGATCGGCACATTGCTGGATCCGAACGGAAAGGCCATCGTGGCCATTCGAGAGGGGCGGTCATTTTCCGGCGTGGTGGACATCCTGGGGGAGCCATATTTCACTTCCTATGAACCGATGCGCGCGCGCACCGGAGAAGTCGTCGGCATCTGGTATGTGGGATATCCTATCTCCACACTGAAGGAGCTGGGCAAGGCGATCGAGCAGACCCACATCCTCCAGGGCGGCTTTGTCGCTCTGGTCGACGCAAAGAACAAAACGCGCTTTTCCACGAAAGGGGTTCCGGTTGAGACCATCGAGAAACTTGCTGTCGCCGATGCGTCCCTGTCCACCGATTGGGTCGTCGAGCACAACAAATTCGATCCCTGGGGGTACGGCGTCGTTATCGGCTATCCGCGGACCGATGTTGATGCGATCATCTCATCGGCCCGGACGAGCATTCTCATTGTCGGTGGTGTGATCGCGGTGCTCATCTGCGGTTTGATCGCGATGCTGGTCCGCCGCTCCATCGTCCGCCCGGTCGGGATCCTGGTGCATGCTGCAGATGCGCTTGCACAGGGAGATGTGTCGATCTCGATCCCGGAAATGGGCCATGACGAAATGGGCAGCCTCTCACGGTCGTTCGCCGCTATCGTTGATGCATCGCGTGATCGCGCCGAAGCTGCACGCCGGATCTCCGAAGGGGATCTTTCGATCACCGTAACGCAGAGGACGGACCGCGATGTGCTGGGTCTTGCCCTCGCACGCGCACTCACCGAGTTGCAGAACCTCGTGCGTGAATCGGAACGGCTCTCCGGTGCCGCCATTGCAGGACAACTGTCGGTCCGGAGCGAAGCGGACAAGTTTCAGGGCGGGTATCGTGCGATCCTCAGCGGTTTCAACAACACCCTGGATGCGGTCGTTGGCCCGCTCAACATGGCCGCGGAGTACGTGGACCGCATCTCGAAGGGCGACATCCCGGCGAAGATCACCGACACCTACAACGGTGATTTCAACGAGATCAAGAACAACCTGAACCTGGCCATCGATGCGGTGAACGCCCTCGTGGCCGATGCCGGCATGCTGTCCAGGGCAGCGGTGGAAGGCAAACTCGCTGCGCGCGCCGATGCGACGAAGCACGGCGGTGATTTCCGGAAGATCGTGCAGGGGGTGAATGACACGCTGGATGCGGTGATCGGACCGCTGAATGTGGCCGCCGAGTACGTGGACCGGATCTCCAAGGGTGACGTCCCGGCGAAGATCACGGACAACTACAACGGCGATTTCAACGAGATCAAGAACAACCTGAATCAGGCGATCAACGCCGTGAGCATGCTGGTCGCGGATGCGCATCTGCTGTCGCGTGCCGCCGTGGAAGGCAAACTTGCCACGCGTGCCGATGCCACGAAGCATCAGGGCGACTTCCGGAAGATCGTGCAGGGCGTGAACGAAACGCTCGATTCCGTCATTGGCCCGTTGAACGTTGCGGCGGAGTACGTGGACCGGATCTCCAAGGGCGACATCCCGGCGAAGATCACGGACAGCTACAACGGCGATTTCAACGAGATCAAGAACAACCTGAACCAGGCGATCGGCGCGGTGAACGCGCTGGTGGCCGATGCGGTGCTGCTGTCGCAGGCGGCGGTGGAAGGCCGTCTGGCCACGCGTGCCGATGCGTCGAAGCATCAGGGTGATTTCCGGAAGATCGTCCAGGGGGTGAACGACACGCTGGATGCGGTGATCAAACCGGTGCAGGAAGGGTCGAACACGCTGGCGGTGATGGCGACGGGCGATATGACGGCGCGGATGAACGGGGACTACCGCGGCGATCTGCAGCTCATCAAGGAGAGCATCAACAAGGTGGGCGGCTCCCTGCAGGAAGCCTTGCGGAAGGTGAGCGAGGCCGTGAGCGCGACGGCGAGTGCCTCGAGCCAGATCAGCTCGAGCACGGAGGAGATGGCTGCCGGGGCACAGGAACAGACGAGCCAGGCGGGAGAAGTGGCGAGCGCAGTGGAGGAGATGACCAAGACCATCCTGGAGAACTCCAAGAACGCGAGCGCAGCGGCCGAGACGGCGAAGCTCGCGCGTGTGAGTGCGGAGCATGGTGGCGAGGTCGTTGGTGAGACGGTCGAAGGGATGAAGCGCATCGCCGGCGTGGTGAACAAGAGCGCCGAAACGGTGAAGGAGCTCGGGAAGTCGAGCGATCAGATCGGTGAGATCATCGGCGTGATCGACGACATCGCGGACCAGACGAACCTGCTGGCTCTGAACGCGGCCATTGAAGCAGCCCGCGCAGGGGACCAGGGGCGCGGGTTTGCGGTCGTGGCGGACGAGGTCAGGAAGCTGGCCGAGCGGACGACGAAGGCGACGAAAGAGATCGCCGGGATGATCAAGAAGATCCAGTCGGATACCACGGGTGCTGTCCGGTCGATGGAAGAGGGGACGCACGAGGTGGAACGCGGGATCGAGCTGGCCGACAAGGCAGGCGCGAGCCTGAAGGAGATCGTGGGGGTGAGCCAGAAGGTGACGGACATGGTCACGCAGATCGCGGCCGCAAGCGAGGAGCAGTCGAGTGCGAGCGAGCAGATCTCGAAGAACGTCGAGGGCATCTCGCAAGGTGACGAGCGAAACAGGCGCAGGGGACGCAGCAGATCGCGCGTGCCGCGGAGGATCTCAACCGGCTCACGGAGAATCTGCAACGTCTCATCGGCGACTTCAAGCTCGGCCGCAATGACGGTATGCGGAGCGACGGTGCGCGCAGCGGCGTTGCCGTACGGGAGAACGGCGCGCTGGTGGCCGGATGAATGCCGACATCAGATATCTGAATTGTCTGAATGA